DNA sequence from the Dethiosulfovibrio salsuginis genome:
CTCTGTCGAAGAGGGGAGCTCAGGAGAAAGGACGATGACGATGACGACTCGGACCGGTGATATGGATGAGGGGCTAAAATGGCTCTCCGAGCTGGTGGAGGGCAAAACCCTGAAGGCCCAGGCCGAGGCAATAACCGCCGATGAACCTACGGTGGTCGTAAGCGCCGGGGCGGGCACGGGAAAGACCTGGACCTTGGCCTGGAGGTTTCTCTGGGCGGTGGCCACCGGTCGGGCGAGGGCCGGGGAGATACTGACTCTGACCTTCACAGACAAGGCGGCAACCGAGATGGCCGACAGGATAAGGGCCCTTATGACCACCGTGATGTCCATGGCCTCAGGCCATAGGTCCATAGAGCTCCGGCTGAAGGCGGCGCTGGAGGAGCTCGACGACGGCTACATATCCACCATCCATTCCTTTGCGTCTCGGGTCATAAAGGAATCGGGCCTATCTCTGGACCTGGATCCCTCCTCTCGGGTGGTGTCCTCGCCGGAGGAGGACCTCTTCTGGAACCAGATGGTCGACGTACTGGACAGGCTGGACGGTCGGTGGATCGGCACCAATCTGTCCGGCGAGACCAGAAAAACAGCCCTTGCCATCCTCGAAGACCGGTTGACCAGAATCATACTGGCCACCTACAGCCCTGCCTCGGTGATCTCCTTCGCCAGAGGGCTAATGGATATAAGCTCCAGCCGAGGGGACGGTCCTCAGACCCTATGGGACTGGGCGGAAAACCTGGAGGATCGCCATGAAGAGGTCAGGCTGGAGGTGCTGAAGGTCGCCCACCATCGCTGGACGGAGATATACGAGGTTTGGTTCGGCCCTATGGGGATCTTTGCGGCGCTAGACCTGGACAGCAACGGCACCCAGTTGGCCGATAGGCTGAGAGGGCTTAAAGATCGGTGGAAGGTCTTTAAGGAGGACATGGACCTGCCCGCCTTTTTAAGTGACCTGTCGGAATGTATAAAAAACGCCAGAGGAAAGCTGGCGGACTCTATAGCCCTTATGTTGCCCGAGAGGTCCGTAAAGGCCCACAGAGACGGCATAAAGGACCAGTCCTTTCTGTGGGATCTATCCCTGACCGGCTGGTCCCGTAAGGAGCTCGAACTGACCTCCGGTCTTCTTAGGATAGCTGGCCTCTGCTGGTATTGCTGGGAGGGCCGTAAGTCCGGTCGAGGGCTAATAGCCTTCGACGACATGATCCTCCGGGCGGGGGAGGTTTTAGAGAGGGAGAAAAGCTACTCGAACCGTTTCAAAGAGATCATGGTCGACGAGTTTCAGGACACCAACGGCCTTCAGGACCGACTAATTCGCTCTATGTCCGACGGCAAAATGCTCTTTCTGGTCGGAGACCTTAAACAGTCTATATATCGGTTCAGACACGCCGACCTGTCCCTTTTCGGCGGCTACATCCAGGAGGTCCGAAAGGGAGGGGGAAGGTACGTCTCTCTGGACGTCAGTTTCAGGACCAGAGACGAGCTGATCCACAGGATAAACGACCTTTTCTCAAAGGTCTGGAAAGACGGGCTTGGCCGAAGCCTGCCCCACCGATACGAGAAGCTTTGTCCTCCGGTGGATCAGGACTGGCACAAGGCCAGGCAGGAGGTCTCCGTCCCTCCTCTGGAGCTGTTGCTCACCTATCCGGAGAAAAAGACCTCCGCCGAGGAAAAGAGAAACATTGCCATGGAGCTTCTATCTAACAGGCTGTCCTCTCTGGTCGGCGAGGCCACCGTATGGGACAAGTCTGAGGGAAAAACAGGCCCTCTCAGATGGAGGGACATAGCCATATTGGTGCCATCTCGGGCCATCTTCCCCGCCATCCAGAGGGTTTTAGGGGGCAGAGGCATCCCCCTTCACTTCGAGAAAAACACCTCCTACTACGCCAGAACCGAGGTTCAGGACTCGGTGGCGTTGCTGAAATACCTGTCCGACCCCGACGATATGCTGTCCCTCGCCGGTTTCCTGTCCTCCCCTCTGTCTGCTATCCCTCTGAGAGACGCTCAGGACCTGGTGTTTAAAGGGGCGGGCCTAGGGGAAAGGCTGGCTCTGGGATATCCTGGGCTGTGGAAAAAGCTGGAGAGATGGAGGATCACCGGTCGGGTGAAAGGTGCCTCGGCGGTCATGGAGGAGCTTGTGGCAGACGGATCTATTCTGGAGAGGTTCGCCGAGTGGAAGAGGTCGGGAGTGGCGGCGAACCTGAGGAGGACCGTCGATCTCCTGAGGGAGTACGAGAGCACCGTTGGCTCAGGGCTTTCCGGTGCCTCTGGCTGGCTCGCCGACGCCATGAAGCGAAAGGCCAAAGAGGAGGAGGCGGGCTCCGTCGGTCCCGACGAGGACGTGGTGAAGGTCATGACGATCCACGGATCGAAGGGCCTGGAGTTCCCTCTGGTGGTCCTGGCGGGCTGTGACGGAAGGAGTAGGGGGTTCCCTCAGGCGCTGTTGCCGTCGATCCATCTCGGCGCCGCCCTCTCCGACGATGAGTCATTAAGCCGAAAGGTCCACCGGTTTTTAGACGACGAAGAGGAAGAGGAAGAAAGGGAGAGGCTGTTTTACGTGGGCTGTACCAGGGCCAGAGATAGCCTCATCCTGGTCGGGACAGGAGAGCCCGCCGATGGATCCTGGCTTAAGACAGCTATGGATCACGGATTCATGGAATGGGCGGCTACAGATCTGACCGGTGGGCCGTCGGCAGGAGGTGAGCCTGCCTCGGTGGAGAGAGGGGCTGTGATAGGGGGTCCTGCCAAGCCGGGTGGTCTGGACAGGCTTAGCCCTTCCTCCTGGGCTCTGTTTCGCCACTGTCCCCACGGCTGGAGACTCCGCTTTCGCCAGGCGGTGGATCTGTCCTGGGAGGCCGGCGACGGCTCCGAGCCAGGAGGTGCCGATCTAGGGACCTTGACCCACTGGCTTCTGGCCCGGTGGGATTTTTCAGTGGAAGGCAAAAGAGGAGTGGAGAAGCTTTTAAGCTGGGATAGATCCCTCCTTCCGCCGGACCTGCGGCCCCTTTGGGCCCAGGAGGACGTACGGTCTTCCGTAAAAAGTTGGCTTACCGATCTGGCGGAGGGTCCCGACGGAGGGATGTACCGAGAGCTCCTTCGTGAAGGAAGGCTCGAAAGGGAGGTGCCTTTCAGGGTTCCTCTGGCCGATGGTCCCCTTCTGGTTGGCGCGGTGGACCTGATGTGGGAGGACTGTGGTAAGGT
Encoded proteins:
- a CDS encoding UvrD-helicase domain-containing protein, whose protein sequence is MTMTTRTGDMDEGLKWLSELVEGKTLKAQAEAITADEPTVVVSAGAGTGKTWTLAWRFLWAVATGRARAGEILTLTFTDKAATEMADRIRALMTTVMSMASGHRSIELRLKAALEELDDGYISTIHSFASRVIKESGLSLDLDPSSRVVSSPEEDLFWNQMVDVLDRLDGRWIGTNLSGETRKTALAILEDRLTRIILATYSPASVISFARGLMDISSSRGDGPQTLWDWAENLEDRHEEVRLEVLKVAHHRWTEIYEVWFGPMGIFAALDLDSNGTQLADRLRGLKDRWKVFKEDMDLPAFLSDLSECIKNARGKLADSIALMLPERSVKAHRDGIKDQSFLWDLSLTGWSRKELELTSGLLRIAGLCWYCWEGRKSGRGLIAFDDMILRAGEVLEREKSYSNRFKEIMVDEFQDTNGLQDRLIRSMSDGKMLFLVGDLKQSIYRFRHADLSLFGGYIQEVRKGGGRYVSLDVSFRTRDELIHRINDLFSKVWKDGLGRSLPHRYEKLCPPVDQDWHKARQEVSVPPLELLLTYPEKKTSAEEKRNIAMELLSNRLSSLVGEATVWDKSEGKTGPLRWRDIAILVPSRAIFPAIQRVLGGRGIPLHFEKNTSYYARTEVQDSVALLKYLSDPDDMLSLAGFLSSPLSAIPLRDAQDLVFKGAGLGERLALGYPGLWKKLERWRITGRVKGASAVMEELVADGSILERFAEWKRSGVAANLRRTVDLLREYESTVGSGLSGASGWLADAMKRKAKEEEAGSVGPDEDVVKVMTIHGSKGLEFPLVVLAGCDGRSRGFPQALLPSIHLGAALSDDESLSRKVHRFLDDEEEEEERERLFYVGCTRARDSLILVGTGEPADGSWLKTAMDHGFMEWAATDLTGGPSAGGEPASVERGAVIGGPAKPGGLDRLSPSSWALFRHCPHGWRLRFRQAVDLSWEAGDGSEPGGADLGTLTHWLLARWDFSVEGKRGVEKLLSWDRSLLPPDLRPLWAQEDVRSSVKSWLTDLAEGPDGGMYRELLREGRLEREVPFRVPLADGPLLVGAVDLMWEDCGKVFIRDYKTTGTDSDVHRLYDDQLRLYGLAVHLGMEAESVDMALCLLREGGKELSVDLAPFQSWGDLEEAVRADALSAASGPWSRSVDLCDSCPFRRVCRGY